The genomic stretch GAACCATCAGTTCGCCTTCGGGATCGACGATGGCGGATGTTGTCACGGCACCACGGAGGGCGCAGTTGACGGTTGCGAAGTAGCACGTGTTTTCGGCAGCGCGGCACAGGGCTGCTTTTTCATGGAAAGTGCTGGCAGGATCCGCAAACTGGCGCGGTCGAAAATTGGGATCCGAAACGATTTCGAAATGCGGATGGAAGACCACGTGTGCGCCATGACGGGCGGCCCAGCGAACGGTCTCGGGGTACCGCCATCCTTCATGGCAGATGACGATTCCGAATGTCAGCGGCCCACACTGAAAGAGTCGCCGCCCCACGCCGGCGGCGTACTCGTTTTCCTCGGAGGGGTCGAGTTGGACCTTGTCTTGAAACCCACCGTGACTGCCATCGGAATGAGTAACGCGCGCTGTGATCAGGGCATCATCAACGACACGTCGCTCGGTCCCCAGGATGACGCAAAGGTTCAGCTCGGCTGCCTTTCGATCAACGATCGACCAGGCGTTTTCCAGCCATCCGGTTTCTGGAACCGTTCCCGTTGTGCCTGCACGATAGCCCGGAAGAATGCATTCGGGAAAGCAAACAACGGACGCATTCCCTGCCGATGCGTTTAGCATCGCGTCGAGAACGATTTCGATCGACGCTTCGGGTGTCGCTGGGCTACGCACATTGGCCAGAGCGATACGAACGTTTGTCATTGCCGTTTCACCCGCATCCGCAGTTCGTCTGTCCATCCGATGATCCCTCGCAATGGACGGGGTGCTGATCTCGCTTCCACCAGTCCAGTCCGCCGAGTAGTTCTTTGACGCGGAATCCGAGCTTCAGCATTTGCAACGCACCTTTCGTCGATGCATTGCACCCGATGCCATCGCAGTAGGTGACGACCAGCGAATCCTTGTCGACGATCGACGTCGTTTCCATTGACATCGTTCGATGCGGAATATTGATCGCGCCGGGAATGTGCCCTTGTCGGTACGCGTCGGGCGAGCGTGCGTCGACGACAACAATCTTGTCGTCCGATTCCAACGCGACTTTCAAGTCCCACGAATCAATTTCGTAGGCAAGCTTGTTCAAGTAGTGACGTTGCTGGTCTTCCATGGAGAACCCACCGGGGTGGTTGTGAATGGCGAATAGAACGCCACCTATCCTATCGCTGGCGGATCGCGACGCCAAGTAACAGGCGGTCGGCTGTTGGTTTCGCTCAGGGTTTGATCGCATCGGTTTTTGCAGACTCTTGGACCAGACGTGTCACACCGGTCGGAAACACTGGTCTTCGTTGAACAAAAAAGTCGGCCATCGATGGCTGGCATTCACGAACCATGGAGCGATGGATTGATGAAAAATGTGAACCCAGCAGTCACCGATACGACCGCCAATTTTGACCCGAGCCCGATCCAAACGATGGCCGGCGGAATCGGTGGGACCCTTGCGGGATTGTGGGCGTTGAGCGGCTTGCAGCCACGCGACTACCAGAGCCGAATCATCGAATCGGCGATCAAAATGTTTGCGGGACAATTTCGCGTGGGCGATCGGACCAGTCCCGCGGCTTCGAGTGTCTTGATCGAGAGTCCCACGGGCAGCGGCAAGACGGTGATGGGTTTGGCGGCTGCGGCGTTCATTCAACGGACGACCGGCTCGCGAGTCGGATGGGTGGCGATGCGACGGAATTTGTTGTCGCAAGCCGAAGCCGAAAATGTCCTTCGGCGGTTTGGCGTCAAGATGCACTTGATCAGCATGTTCGACAAAGATCCGCCACCCTGTGACTTGTTGGTCGTCGACGAAGCGCAACACGACGCCGCCACCAGCATGGCGAATCTGCACAGCAAGATTCGCCCGACGTGGACGCTCGGATTGTCGGCGACGCCCTATCGCACCGATCGCATCAAATTGTGTTTTGATCAAGTCATCCGCGATGCGGGAATCGCGGCGTTGATCGCCGACGGATATTTGAGTCAGTACCACCACTACACGATCCCCGAGTACACGCCGTCCGTGGTCGCCGACTTGCTGTCAAGCGATCCCGATCGATGGGGAAAGTCACTGGTGTTCTTTCACCGCCGGGTCGAGTGCGAGGAACTGCAGGCAATGCTTAGCAACCGAGGCATTCGCAGCGAAGTCGTGACGGCGACCAGCAATCGTGATCGGCAATTGGTTGACTTTGTCGCGGGCCGATTCGATGTGCTGATCAATATGGCGATTCTGACCGAAGGGTTCGATTGTCCCGAACTGAAAACCGTGTTCTGCCGCCCCAGCGGAAAAGGTACCACGATCCAGATGGCGGGTCGTGTGCTGAGAACGTCTCATCGCGTCCCCAAGAAACAAGTCGTTCAATGTCGCCATACTCGGCACCCCATGATGCGGACGGCGATGCCGGAAGAACAGTATTTGTGGACCGATGACGGTTGGCGAAGCATCCGAGCGAACGCACGATTGGATGAAATGGCGATGATCGCACGCCGCCGAGTTGCCAAGGCAGACGTGAAGTTGCCGCCGTTGATCGCGATGCATCGCAGTCGCCAACGCCATCCATGGTTCACTCCGTCCGCTTGAATTTGCGGCCCAACGTCTCTCAATCTATCCAACATCTGATTTTCGTAACCTGGAATTGAATTCGATGAACACAGCATCCGAAACCACCAACGCAAAACCACGCTTCACTTACGGCATTGCCACCGTTGCCGACTTGCAAGTCGACCGGGTACAGCAAACCAAAGCGGGAAAAGTATCGCTGAAGGACTTGCGCATCGACGGCCAACCGGTGACCGCGACACGTCGATTCTGGCGTT from Rubripirellula tenax encodes the following:
- a CDS encoding carbon-nitrogen hydrolase family protein, producing MDRRTADAGETAMTNVRIALANVRSPATPEASIEIVLDAMLNASAGNASVVCFPECILPGYRAGTTGTVPETGWLENAWSIVDRKAAELNLCVILGTERRVVDDALITARVTHSDGSHGGFQDKVQLDPSEENEYAAGVGRRLFQCGPLTFGIVICHEGWRYPETVRWAARHGAHVVFHPHFEIVSDPNFRPRQFADPASTFHEKAALCRAAENTCYFATVNCALRGAVTTSAIVDPEGELMVHQPYGEEGILFGEVETERATGFLAGRLKGQA
- a CDS encoding rhodanese-like domain-containing protein: MRSNPERNQQPTACYLASRSASDRIGGVLFAIHNHPGGFSMEDQQRHYLNKLAYEIDSWDLKVALESDDKIVVVDARSPDAYRQGHIPGAINIPHRTMSMETTSIVDKDSLVVTYCDGIGCNASTKGALQMLKLGFRVKELLGGLDWWKRDQHPVHCEGSSDGQTNCGCG
- a CDS encoding DEAD/DEAH box helicase; amino-acid sequence: MAGIHEPWSDGLMKNVNPAVTDTTANFDPSPIQTMAGGIGGTLAGLWALSGLQPRDYQSRIIESAIKMFAGQFRVGDRTSPAASSVLIESPTGSGKTVMGLAAAAFIQRTTGSRVGWVAMRRNLLSQAEAENVLRRFGVKMHLISMFDKDPPPCDLLVVDEAQHDAATSMANLHSKIRPTWTLGLSATPYRTDRIKLCFDQVIRDAGIAALIADGYLSQYHHYTIPEYTPSVVADLLSSDPDRWGKSLVFFHRRVECEELQAMLSNRGIRSEVVTATSNRDRQLVDFVAGRFDVLINMAILTEGFDCPELKTVFCRPSGKGTTIQMAGRVLRTSHRVPKKQVVQCRHTRHPMMRTAMPEEQYLWTDDGWRSIRANARLDEMAMIARRRVAKADVKLPPLIAMHRSRQRHPWFTPSA